The window CATTTCGGTAATCAGCCTCCTGAGAATGCCACCAACGCAGAGGTCATATTTGAAGAAGAGCCGCACAATGCAGCCGCCGATCAAAAGCGCACTGACGCGCAAAACCAAGAGCTTACCGAATTGCTCAGGGATCTTGAGAGAGAAGAGCAGCGGGAAGCCGCCGAAGCCAGAAGAAAGGCTGCAGAAGCTGAAAAAAACAAGCAGCCCACCCAGCAAGACCGTGTAGAAGCAGAAAAACAGCGCCTGGAAACAAAAATCGCTGAACTAGAAGAAAAACCACTGGATTATTTTGGTTCCTTTAAAAACAAGCGGGTGCGCCTGGGGTATTATCGCTATCGTCTAGAAACCCTGTTGAGCAATCCGGATAAATATTTTAACGACCCATCCAGCTTTGAGGGCAACGTTAAATACGAACGCTAATCTCTTAAATCCTGACAATCGATCGAAGATCTGCCTATGGGCGTAAGTTGCATATCCATGGCCCTGCTGTGGGTGTGTCCCGTCGCCTTGCAACCCACTGATTATCTGATCCCCTGAGGTGGTGCAGCCCTTTGCGGTGGCCGCCGCCAGCCTGTGAAAAACCCCTAAAGTTTATCATCATTTATACCGATATGAGGTGTCGTAGCATTTATTGCACCGCATCCGGTGTCTCAATGGGTTCACCACCTATTGAGAATAATTTCAATTACTTTGGATTTAAGGAGGAGAGTTTGATGAAAACCAAAGTTTCTTTTTCCAGTGTTGTCATTTGGCTAATGTGTGTGTCTTTTTTGATTCCGGCAGCCAGCGCCCAGCAAACGGAAAAACTTGACGTTGTGGCCGCTGCCATCTGTGAAAGAGTTGAAGATCGTGAAGCCGTTAACGTCGGATCCCAATTTACCAATTCGACACCGCGGCTGTACTGCTTTACCAAAGTTGTCGGTGCCGCAACACCCACCGAGGTCGTGCATGTCTGGAGTTATGGCGATGTCGAGCGCGCCCGAGTGCCTCTGGCCGTAAACGGAGACTCATGGCGCACTTACAGCTCAAAAGCCATTCAGGCGCATGAGATTGGCTCATGGCGTGTGGATGTGCTGGACATGTCTGGCAACCTGCTGGAAACACTCAATTTTGAAATCACCCAGTAAGCAAACCAAATGCGCATAACTGGCGCATTTTAGCGGAAAGCCACGCCCCCGGGCGTGGCTTTCGCTTAGCTTGCAAGTGCGACATTTGCCGGCAATGCCGGGATAAAAAATGGCTTTATACCCAAATTGAGGGCTGCGAAAAATTGATATTGAGTGTGTTTTTTGATAGACTGATAACAATTATATCAAATCTGAAACTGCCGTCCGATAACCACGTAAGCATTATACCCGATCAGGTTGCCCTCGAAATATGCCGTAGTTATAGAGTGGTTGTTAAGAAAACGCTTTGATATTGCAGCGTTTTCTTACAGCCACGAATACCGCATGCTGAACTGCAGATCATATCCGAAAAAAGCGGTATAGACCAAAATGGAGGGTTTTATGACATTCGCCAATATGTTGAACATTACCAGCAGCCCAGCGCTATCAATACTCATTTGGATCGTATTGTTTCTGCTGGCACTGTATTTTGCCCGGCGGCCGTTTCACAGGGCGGTCATGTCGTTTAGCAAAATCATTCGCAATGCCTTGCGGCTGAGCGCAGCCTCAGTGCTGTCGGCGGAAAAGCGCCTGGTGTTGCGCAATCGGGAAGTTCTGATGGCCGCTGGCCTGGAAAATTCCGAAAGGGTCGTCGAGCGGGAATTTGATCGCATTGCCGCCGCAGTAGCCCGCGATCTTGACGGTTATCCCAATGTTCACCGTCAGTTATCGGAAGTCATCGTCAAGTTGGATGAAGACTATACCAACAGCGCCGATGTGCCGCCGTCGCTGCCCAACTGGATGCCGATTATCGAGTCCATTGCTAAAATCGAGCACAGCGGTGACTCGATGGTGGCCAATATGCTGGCTGAAATCAACCGCTCGCTCACCGAACAGAACAAGAAAGCTGTCGAGGACTATCGTAATTCCACAGCCGCGCGCCACGGCATTTTAAATAAAATGATGCCCTTCTGGCGTAAGGTGCAACGGTCCCTGGACGGCATCTCCAATTCCATCGCCAACATCAAAAAGCGCGCCAAAACAGTTGACCGCAGTATGAACGAATACGAAAAAATTCGCGCCGGCTCCGATAAAGCGGCACGGGCCCTGTCCACCTCGGCGCTGACACAATTTGCCATCGCCGGACTGGTGCTGCTGATTGCCATTGGCGGGGCGATTATCAATTTTAACCTGATTGCGCTGCCCATGTCTGAAATGGTCGGCGGCGCCAGCTACATCGGCCCTTTTAAAACCTCGGATGTGGCCGGTCTGGTAATCATTCTGGTGGAATTGACCATGGGGTTGTTTCTGATGGAATCGCTGCGCATCACCCGGCTGTTTCCGATCATCGGCGCAATGGATGATAAAATGCGCCACCGCATGATCATCATCACCTTTACCCTGCTGGCCATTTTGGCCGGTGTGGAATCAGCCCTGGCCTTTATGCGGGACCGTATTGCGCACGATATGGAAGTATTGCGCCAAACCCTGGCCGGTGCAGAACAATTGGGGCTGGCGCCCAGTATCATCCCCACCGTCGGGCAAATGGTCCTGGGTTTTATTCTGCCTTTTGCGCTGGCCTTCGTCGCCATCCCGCTGGAAATGTTTGTGGCATCAGCGCGCACCGTGCTGGGCGCAGGGGCCGCCTGGCTGCTCAGAATATTTGCCTTTTTCCTGCGCCTGCTGGGCAACATCGGGTTTTACGCCGGCAGGTTCATCGTCAATTTATATGATTTGGCGATTTTT of the Desulfobacterales bacterium genome contains:
- a CDS encoding DUF4124 domain-containing protein; this encodes MRHILTILFVMGVLLWGPASFADIYTWTDENGVKHFGNQPPENATNAEVIFEEEPHNAAADQKRTDAQNQELTELLRDLEREEQREAAEARRKAAEAEKNKQPTQQDRVEAEKQRLETKIAELEEKPLDYFGSFKNKRVRLGYYRYRLETLLSNPDKYFNDPSSFEGNVKYER
- a CDS encoding DUF2914 domain-containing protein, translating into MKTKVSFSSVVIWLMCVSFLIPAASAQQTEKLDVVAAAICERVEDREAVNVGSQFTNSTPRLYCFTKVVGAATPTEVVHVWSYGDVERARVPLAVNGDSWRTYSSKAIQAHEIGSWRVDVLDMSGNLLETLNFEITQ